In the genome of Myxococcus stipitatus, one region contains:
- a CDS encoding methyl-accepting chemotaxis protein: MTHTVDAEALARRSRDIFDEHQNALSRRTDRMFAVLMGLQWLGGLVIALVLSPRTWEGTSSQVHPHVWAAGVLGLVVASLPVTLSLLRPGSTSTRFSIAVAQALTSALLIHLTDGRIETHFHVFGSLAFLAVYRDIRVLFIYAGVVVVDHVARGLFWPESIFGTSLVSMLRPLEHAGWVVFELIFLILTCRSGLRDLRDLASRQARLELVQGEVQARVVEPLVDSTRHLTDAMRALSASTEEQRRMLSRQSQALTETQVTATEIQRTSEVAARQAEVILESTTQAGDAGASAQAMIGKSMRGLEGIREQAALLSSQLEGLGARARQLTAVASTVKDLADQSNMVAINAAIEAARSGEKGRGFAVVATEMRRLARQSQEATKEVRVILDDTLKSINTVVDLSRKGSDRMAQDLEVVRASGESLQGLSSMMDNSTDSVRRISAAVGQQAAGVSQLFGAVNDLSTMMAETLARLDAATAATWALQSVTDRVQGVIQTYQTEKPSSP, translated from the coding sequence ATGACGCACACGGTCGACGCGGAGGCTCTCGCGCGACGCTCGCGAGACATCTTCGACGAGCATCAAAACGCCCTCAGCCGCCGGACGGACCGGATGTTCGCGGTGCTGATGGGGCTTCAGTGGCTGGGCGGGCTGGTCATCGCGCTCGTTTTGTCGCCTCGGACCTGGGAGGGTACTTCCAGCCAGGTGCATCCCCACGTGTGGGCCGCGGGAGTGCTGGGCCTCGTGGTCGCGAGCCTTCCCGTGACGCTGAGCCTGCTGCGGCCGGGGAGCACCTCCACCCGCTTCTCCATCGCCGTGGCGCAGGCGCTAACGTCGGCGCTGCTCATTCACCTCACGGATGGCCGCATCGAGACACACTTCCACGTCTTCGGTTCGCTGGCCTTCCTGGCGGTCTACCGGGACATCCGGGTGCTGTTCATCTACGCCGGTGTCGTCGTGGTGGACCATGTGGCTCGCGGCCTCTTCTGGCCCGAGTCCATCTTCGGCACGAGCCTGGTGAGCATGCTGCGCCCGCTGGAGCATGCGGGGTGGGTGGTGTTCGAGCTCATCTTCCTCATCCTCACGTGCCGCAGCGGCCTGCGGGACTTGAGGGACCTGGCGTCTCGCCAGGCGCGGCTGGAGCTGGTGCAGGGCGAGGTGCAGGCGCGAGTGGTGGAGCCGCTCGTGGACTCCACCCGTCACCTGACGGACGCGATGCGGGCGTTGAGCGCGTCGACCGAGGAGCAGCGGCGCATGCTGTCGCGCCAGTCGCAGGCCCTGACGGAGACGCAGGTGACGGCGACGGAGATCCAGCGCACGTCCGAGGTGGCCGCGCGACAGGCGGAGGTCATCCTCGAGTCCACGACGCAGGCGGGGGATGCCGGCGCCTCCGCGCAGGCGATGATCGGCAAGAGCATGCGGGGGTTGGAGGGCATCCGCGAGCAGGCCGCCCTGTTGTCGAGCCAGCTCGAGGGACTGGGGGCGCGGGCCCGTCAGCTCACCGCCGTCGCCTCCACCGTGAAGGACCTGGCGGACCAGTCCAACATGGTGGCCATCAACGCCGCCATCGAGGCCGCGCGCTCGGGAGAGAAGGGCCGAGGCTTCGCGGTGGTCGCGACGGAGATGCGTCGCCTCGCGCGTCAGTCACAGGAGGCCACGAAGGAGGTGCGCGTCATCCTCGATGACACCCTCAAGTCCATCAACACCGTGGTGGACCTGAGCCGCAAGGGCTCCGACCGGATGGCGCAGGACCTGGAAGTGGTGCGCGCATCGGGAGAGAGCCTGCAGGGCCTCTCGTCGATGATGGACAACAGCACCGACAGCGTTCGCCGCATCTCCGCCGCGGTGGGGCAGCAGGCCGCGGGTGTCTCGCAGCTCTTCGGGGCGGTGAACGACCTCTCCACGATGATGGCGGAGACCCTGGCGCGCCTGGACGCGGCGACGGCCGCCACCTGGGCCCTCCAGTCCGTCACGGACCGCGTGCAGGGCGTCATCCAGACCTACCAGACAGAGAAGCCTTCCTCCCCCTGA
- a CDS encoding hydroxymethylglutaryl-CoA lyase, with amino-acid sequence MAETPHSRARGTLLGQLPKQVEVYEVGPRDGLQNELRTLPTRDKARLIDALVNAGEKRIEVTSFVSPKWIPQLADAEELLKLVGRREGVVFSALVPNLKGLERAKDAGLEEAAVFISASEAHSKKNINKTIAEAMASAREVTAAALQAGMRVRGYLSTVWGCPYEGHVPVERVVDICRYLVDAGIYQLSLGDTIGVGTPRQTEEILGALLQHIPVEKLALHLHDTRGTALANSLVGLSAGVTTFDASIGGLGGCPYAPGAAGNLATEDAVFMFHGMGVDTGIHLDRLVEAGEIAQELIGRKLAGKYLQAALGEREKKASRRAQT; translated from the coding sequence ATGGCTGAGACCCCACATTCACGAGCGCGCGGTACCCTGCTAGGCCAGCTACCGAAGCAGGTCGAAGTGTACGAAGTGGGGCCTCGCGATGGCTTGCAGAACGAGCTGCGCACGCTGCCCACGCGAGACAAGGCGCGACTCATCGACGCGCTGGTGAACGCGGGCGAGAAGCGCATCGAAGTCACCTCGTTCGTCTCGCCCAAGTGGATTCCCCAGCTGGCGGACGCGGAGGAGCTGTTGAAGCTGGTGGGGCGGCGCGAGGGCGTCGTGTTCTCCGCGCTGGTGCCCAACCTCAAGGGCCTCGAGCGCGCGAAGGACGCGGGCCTCGAGGAGGCCGCGGTCTTCATCTCCGCCTCGGAGGCCCACTCCAAGAAGAACATCAACAAGACCATCGCCGAGGCCATGGCGAGCGCGCGCGAAGTCACCGCCGCCGCGCTCCAGGCCGGGATGCGCGTGCGGGGCTACCTGTCCACCGTCTGGGGCTGCCCCTACGAGGGCCACGTCCCCGTGGAGCGCGTGGTGGACATCTGCCGCTACCTGGTGGACGCGGGCATCTACCAGCTCAGCCTGGGCGATACGATCGGCGTGGGCACTCCCCGGCAGACGGAGGAGATCCTCGGCGCGCTGCTCCAGCACATCCCGGTGGAGAAGCTCGCGCTGCACCTGCATGACACGCGGGGAACCGCGCTGGCCAACTCGCTCGTGGGCTTGTCGGCCGGCGTGACGACGTTCGACGCGAGCATCGGCGGGCTCGGCGGGTGTCCCTATGCCCCCGGGGCCGCGGGCAACCTGGCCACCGAGGATGCCGTCTTCATGTTCCACGGCATGGGCGTGGACACGGGCATCCACCTGGACCGGCTGGTCGAGGCGGGCGAAATCGCCCAGGAGCTCATCGGCCGCAAGCTGGCGGGCAAGTACCTCCAGGCCGCGCTCGGAGAGCGGGAGAAGAAGGCCTCCCGGCGCGCGCAGACCTGA